A single region of the Bicyclus anynana chromosome 16, ilBicAnyn1.1, whole genome shotgun sequence genome encodes:
- the LOC112054208 gene encoding N-alpha-acetyltransferase 20 translates to MTTIRPFTCEDMLYFNTVNLDPLTETYGLSFYTQYLAHWPEYFQVAESPSGEIMGYIMGKAEGHGENWHGHVTALSVNPDYRRLGIAATLMNILEEVSEKKKAYFVDLFVRVSNKVAINMYKNLGYIVYRTVLEYYSGDPDEDAYDMRKACSRDINKKSVVPLTHPVRPEEVD, encoded by the exons ATGACGACTATCCGACCGTTCACTTGCGAGGACATGCTCTATTTTAACACGGT AAACCTAGACCCGTTAACCGAAACATATGGATTATCTTTCTACACTCAATATTTGGCGCACTGGCCTGAATATTTTCAAGTAGCTGAATCTCCAAGTGGAGAAATTATGGGATATA TTATGGGCAAGGCAGAAGGACATGGTGAGAATTGGCATGGTCATGTTACTGCACTGTCAGTTAATCCTGATTACAGAAGACTAGGAATAGCAGCAACCTTGATGAATATACTGGAAGAAGTTTCTGAAAA GAAAAAGGCCTACTTTGTGGATTTATTTGTAAGAGTGAGCAATAAGGTGGCCATCAATATGTACAAGAATTTGGGATACATCGTGTATCGGACGGTCCTGGAATACTATTCGGGAGATCCAGATGAAGATGCTTATG ATATGAGAAAAGCATGTTCAAGAGATATAAACAAAAAGTCTGTTGTGCCCTTGACACATCCAGTTAGACCTGAGGAAGTTGATTAA